Sequence from the Bremerella volcania genome:
CCGAGAGTACGACCTCATCATCGCCGCATATCGCGTTGGTGGAAGGTTCGGCCAGTCCGCACTTCTCGCGCGTCACCCAGTCGCTGCTGCGGTATCGCCTGAGGGTTGCCACTTTCGTGATGTTCGGCATCTTTGCCGTTTATTTCGTGTGGCATGTCTACGAATATTTCTGGGTATCTAGTGTTGCACCGGAGAACCCCGTATTGCTAAGCATGCATGTCGGGCTTCTCTTGCTGTTGGGCACAACCGGGTATCTACTCTGCCCGCGGTGCGACGTCCGGAAGGGATTGCTCCGATCGCAAGAGATCGTCACGTTTGGTCTGCCCGCCATTTTTCTGTTGATGGTGGAGTATCAAACGATGCATGCTTGCGTCGATAAGAACAACATGATTGAAAATCCCGCGCCGGGTTGGATGTTGTTGATGTTCATCTATGCCCTGTTCATTCCCAATACGTGGCAGCGCGCAGCCATCGTCATCGGCGCCATGGTGGTCGCGCCGTTGGGGCTATTGGGACATGCTTGGATCAACGATGAGACTTGCTCCCTGATTATGTCCGACAACCCGCAAATCCTGGGTGAAGTTGGCTTGAAGATGATTCTCAGCGGCGCGGTCGCCGTGTTTGGCGTCTACACGATCAACGTCCTGCGAACCGAGGCGTTCCACGCGAAGCAACTTGGGCAATATCGTCTCAGTCGTAGCCTGGGTGCTGGCGGGATGGGCGAGGTCTTCCTGGCGCATCACTACCTGATGAAGCGGCCCTGTGCGATCAAGATCATTCGCCCCGAGAAAGCAGGTGACACAAACGTGCTGGCCCGCTTCGAGCGTGAAGTGCATGCGTCGTCGAAGCTCTCGCACTGGAACAATATCGACATTTACGACTATGGTCGCACCGAAGACGGCACCTTCTATTACGTGATGGAATACCTGCCGGGGCTGAACGTCTCGGACCTGGTCCATCGGTTCGGTCCGTTGCCGCCGGGACGCGTGATTCACCTGCTGCGTCAGGTATGCGACGCCCTGAACGAAGCCCATTCGCAGGGGATGATCCACCGCGACATCAAGCCCGCCAACGTCTTCGCCGCCAAGCGTGGCGGGTTTTTCGACGTGGCGAAGCTATTGGACTTCGGCCTGGCCAAGCCGATCGCTTCGACCGAAGATTCCAACCTGACGCAGGAAGGGATGATTACCGGTTCGCCGCTGTACATGTCTCCGGAGCAGGCCAGCGGTGAAAGCGAGCCTGATGCCCGTAGCGATATCTACTCGGTCGGCATCCTGGCGTATTTCATGCTGACCGGTCACGTTCCGTTCGAGTACGACCGGCCGATCAAGGTGATCATCGCCCACGCCCATGAATCGGTCGTTCCTCCGTCGGAGCATGTCCCATCGGTTCCGCACGATCTTGAAGCAATCGTGATGCGATGTCTGGCCAAGGAACCGGACGATCGGTATCAGTCGATCCTCGACATGGCCGATGCCCTGGATAAGTGCGAGTCGTCGGGCACCTGGAAACAGGCCGATGCCGTGCAGTGGTGGACCGAGAACGAATCGATCGCCGAGTGCCCTCAACCAGGGGAACAAGCTCAGCCGACCGATGAAACCCAAATCGCTACGATTCGCGGGTAAAGCTTCGTTCTGACCCGTGGATTGCAGGATCGGGACCCCTCTTGGGGGCTTGGTCTCCGGCCCCTCCCGTTTTCGCGATTTCCAGATATAATGCTGGCCTATCCCTATGCCCTGCCCTTTCACACGTTGGTAGTGGGGGGCGGCAAATCGAGCGGGTCTGATCTCGCTCGGTAATCTCTCAGTGGACCTAGCCAAAGCCGTTAGGGGAAAAGACGAATGATCGCGGAAAACGCCCCCCGTACCATGTTCCAGAAAATCTGGGACAACCACGTAGTCGACGCTGAACCTCACAAACAGGCCCTGCTGTACATCGACCTGCACCTGGTTCACGAAGTGACCAGCCCTCAAGCATTTGAAGGCCTGCGTCTGGCGGGTCGCAAGGTTCGCCGTCCTGAACTGACCAAGGCCACGCCTGACCATAACGTCCCCACCACGGATCGTTCGCTGCCGATCGTCGACGAGATCTCGAAGCAGCAGATCGATACCCTGCGTCAAAACTGCCAGGACTTCGGCGTTCAACTGTTCGACCTGAATGACGTCAAGCAAGGGGTCGTTCACGTCATCGGCCCCGAACTCGGTCTGACGCAGCCCGGCATGACCATCGTCTGCGGCGACAGCCACACGGCCACGCATGGTGCGTTCGGTGCCCTGGCGTTTGGGATCGGCACGAGCGAAGTCGAGCACGTGCTCGCCACGCAGACGCTCATTCAAACGGCCCCCAAGACGATGGAACTGCGCGTCAACGGCAAGCTGGCCCGGGGCGTGACGGCGAAAGACCTGGTGCTGTATCTGATCGGTCACCTGACCACCGCTGGCGGTACCGGCTACGTGCTGGAATACACCGGCGAAGCGGTCCGGGCACTGACCATGGAACAGCGGATGACCGTCTGTAACATGTCGATCGAAGCCGGTGCCCGCGCCGGTATGATCGCCCCGGACGAAACGACCTTCGAGTACATCCGCGGCCGCGAGTTCGCCCCGCAGGATATCGAAGCGGCGATCGAGCGTTGGAAGAATCTTCCTTCCGATCCTGGTGCGAAGTACGACAAGGTGCTCGAGTTCGACGCCAAGGACATCGCTCCGCAAGTGACCTGGGGCACTAACCCCGGCCAGGTTTGTGCCGTCGATAAACCCATCCCTGCCCCCGGCGATTTCGCCGACGCGACCGAACGCCGTTCGACCGAACTGGCCCTGGAGTACATGGACCTGAAAGCGGGCGAGCCGATGTCCCAGGTCAACATCGACCGCGTCTTCATCGGTTCGTGCACCAACGGCCGTATCGAAGACCTGCGTGCCGCGGCGAGCGTCGTCAAGGGGCACAAGAAAGCCGATCACGTCCACGCGATGGTCGTGCCTGGTAGTGGTCAGGTTCGCTTGCAGGCCCAGGAAGAAGGTCTCGACAAGATCTTCATCGAAGCCGGCTTTGAATGGCGGGAAGCTGGCTGCAGCATGTGCCTGGCGATGAACCCCGACAAACTGGAACCGGGCGAGCGCTGTGCATCGACCAGCAATCGTAACTTTGAAGGGCGTCAGGGACGTGGTGGCCGAACCCACCTGGTGAGCCCCGAAATGGCCGCCGCGGCTGGTGTCGCCGGGCATTTCGTCGACGTTCGTGAGTGGGACTTCAAGTAAGCCCTCGATCCAAAGCCAACGACCAACCCATTTTTAACAGTCCAATATCATGCAACCATTCGTCAAAGAGACCGGCGTTGTCGCCGTCATGGATCGGGCCAACGTGGACACCGATCAGATCATCCCCAAGCAGTTCTTGAAGCGGATCGAGCGAACGGGTTTCGGTCAGTTCCTGTTCTTCGATTGGCGTTTTATGGACGACGGCCAACTGCATCCCGACTTCGAGCTGAATCACCCCGCCGTGGCCGGGGCTTCGATCCTGGTCACGCGTCGTAACTTCGGCAGTGGTTCCAGCCGCGAGCATGCCGTTTGGGCGATCGACGACTACGGCATTCGCGCGGTCATCGCACCGAGCTTTGCCGACATCTTCTACAACAACTGCTTCAAGAACGGCGTGCTGCCAATCGCCTTAAGCGAAGAACAGGTCGAAGAGTTCTTCCAGCGATTTGCCAAGCACCCCGGCTACAAGCTGACGGTCGATCTGGAAGCCAAGAAGATCACCGACGCCCACGGCCTGGAAGTTTCATTCGAGGTCGACGAACACCGCCGTCACAAGCTGCTCAAAGGCCTGGACGACATCGCCAGCACGCTGGAACTAGAAGACAAGATCGCCGCCTACGAGCAGGCCAACGGCATCGGCGTTTAGGCAAGAGGCCTCTTTCGTCTCTCTCTTGTCCCCTCTCCACCGTCTGCGGGGGAGAGGGTTAGGGTGAGGGGGCATGAAGCCTGCATGAAGTGAACGCCCGCATTGTGTTCGTGAGTGATACGGAACTTTGACGGGCGACACGAGGTAATCTTCGCTCAATAAACCCTCACCCTGCGGGGGAGAGGGCACAAGAGGGGCGAACTTCGGTTCGCCTTTTTTATTCGCCTATGGTTGGAATCAGTTCGCTGGTCGGCGAAACTAGAACGCTAAGTCGCTTCATGAACATACCAACGAGGACTGTCATGCTTCACCGAGTTGCTCTGCCCTGGACGCTGGTTCTATTTCTGGCTGCTTCGGCCCAAGCTCAGATCAAGCCTGAGGTGATTCTGGATGGGCTCAAGTGCCCCAGTGGTGTCGCCGTTCAACCGGAGACCGGCACGGTATTCGTCGCCGAAACGGCCGCGTCGCAGATCATTCGCGTCGTCGATGGCAAAGCGGAAGTCGTCGTGAAAGATTTTCCTGCCGACGAATACGGCAAGGGTCCTGTTTATCAGATTGGTCCGCTGGGGCTCGCGTTTCTGGATAAGAATCGCCTGGTCGTTGGCGATGGCAGCCTGAAGGATGGCGAGGAAGTCGTTCGCATTTACGATGTGCCTGAGAGTGGCAAAGAAGCAATCTCGGCTGACGCCGGACAGAAGACCAATCCCTTGGCAGCCGAAGGAGACGTGCCAGGTGAAGGGAACTTCTACGCCGTGGCCGTCGATGCCAGCGACGTCTACACCACGGCCAACGGCGACGACAAAAAGGGATGGGTTGCTCGGGTGACGCTTGAGAAGGACAAGCTCGGCAAGCTCGAACGTTATATCGCCACCAAAGAGAGCGTCGACGTCGATGCCCCTGCCGCGATCACGATCAGCCCGCGACGTGAAGTGGTGGTTGGTCAGATGGGTGAGATCAATGATCAGAAGGACAGCCTGCTGACCTTCTACGATCAGAAGTCGAAGAGCCTGCTTTTGAGTTTGCCGGCCGAGATGTTCGACCTGGTGGGCCTGGCTTACAGCCCGAAGACCGGTCGCTTGTACGGAGTCGATTACAGCTGGGCCGATCCGAAGCAAGGAGGCCTCTACCGCCTGGACGCCGTACGCCGCGATGGGAAGCAAGTCGTGAAAGCGACCAAGCTGATCGACCTCGACCAACCCACCGCCCTGGCCTTTAATAACGAAGGTGAACTCTTCATCACCCTCTTCGGCAACGGCGACGGCAAAGACGAAAGCAAAACGCCAGCGACCGGCAAGCTGCTAAAGATCGGCGAAGGGCTGTAAGTAGCCCTGCCTTGCACCCTAAGGCGTTAGAAGTTTACCTGGTCGGTGAAGAGGTTGGGCTTATCGCTTAGGCGATAGAAATGCTTGTCAACGGCTTCGCCGAATTCCGATTCCAGTGCCTGCCAGTCCGTGGTGGGCAGCGGTAGAAACGCGAGGGTGTCGCTGCCGTTGGAATCGATGCAGAACCTGATTTCGTAGTCAGGCTTAAGTACCTGATTGATGGAGACCAGGGTGATGTGACGATCCCCTTCTCCGGTTTCCAGAGGTACCTTGATCCTTCGCTCTTGGTATTGCACGAAGAGTTCGAAGCCGGCTTCGTTGTCGGCGTCGAGTTCCTCGGCGGAAAGTTCGCCGGTTTGCAAGATCTCCTCGCAATACTCGACTAACACGTCGTCTTCCTCGCGCCAGTCGACCCAGAAGACGGTCTCTTCGTCGTCGAGCAGCGTCTGGATCGATTCGCTGTCGGAAGAACTCAATGCGTTTCTGA
This genomic interval carries:
- a CDS encoding serine/threonine protein kinase; protein product: MTDSTPPNSMDRHFEETVVAPSNSSAESTTSSSPHIALVEGSASPHFSRVTQSLLRYRLRVATFVMFGIFAVYFVWHVYEYFWVSSVAPENPVLLSMHVGLLLLLGTTGYLLCPRCDVRKGLLRSQEIVTFGLPAIFLLMVEYQTMHACVDKNNMIENPAPGWMLLMFIYALFIPNTWQRAAIVIGAMVVAPLGLLGHAWINDETCSLIMSDNPQILGEVGLKMILSGAVAVFGVYTINVLRTEAFHAKQLGQYRLSRSLGAGGMGEVFLAHHYLMKRPCAIKIIRPEKAGDTNVLARFEREVHASSKLSHWNNIDIYDYGRTEDGTFYYVMEYLPGLNVSDLVHRFGPLPPGRVIHLLRQVCDALNEAHSQGMIHRDIKPANVFAAKRGGFFDVAKLLDFGLAKPIASTEDSNLTQEGMITGSPLYMSPEQASGESEPDARSDIYSVGILAYFMLTGHVPFEYDRPIKVIIAHAHESVVPPSEHVPSVPHDLEAIVMRCLAKEPDDRYQSILDMADALDKCESSGTWKQADAVQWWTENESIAECPQPGEQAQPTDETQIATIRG
- the leuC gene encoding 3-isopropylmalate dehydratase large subunit produces the protein MIAENAPRTMFQKIWDNHVVDAEPHKQALLYIDLHLVHEVTSPQAFEGLRLAGRKVRRPELTKATPDHNVPTTDRSLPIVDEISKQQIDTLRQNCQDFGVQLFDLNDVKQGVVHVIGPELGLTQPGMTIVCGDSHTATHGAFGALAFGIGTSEVEHVLATQTLIQTAPKTMELRVNGKLARGVTAKDLVLYLIGHLTTAGGTGYVLEYTGEAVRALTMEQRMTVCNMSIEAGARAGMIAPDETTFEYIRGREFAPQDIEAAIERWKNLPSDPGAKYDKVLEFDAKDIAPQVTWGTNPGQVCAVDKPIPAPGDFADATERRSTELALEYMDLKAGEPMSQVNIDRVFIGSCTNGRIEDLRAAASVVKGHKKADHVHAMVVPGSGQVRLQAQEEGLDKIFIEAGFEWREAGCSMCLAMNPDKLEPGERCASTSNRNFEGRQGRGGRTHLVSPEMAAAAGVAGHFVDVREWDFK
- the leuD gene encoding 3-isopropylmalate dehydratase small subunit, which gives rise to MQPFVKETGVVAVMDRANVDTDQIIPKQFLKRIERTGFGQFLFFDWRFMDDGQLHPDFELNHPAVAGASILVTRRNFGSGSSREHAVWAIDDYGIRAVIAPSFADIFYNNCFKNGVLPIALSEEQVEEFFQRFAKHPGYKLTVDLEAKKITDAHGLEVSFEVDEHRRHKLLKGLDDIASTLELEDKIAAYEQANGIGV
- a CDS encoding NHL repeat-containing protein, translating into MLHRVALPWTLVLFLAASAQAQIKPEVILDGLKCPSGVAVQPETGTVFVAETAASQIIRVVDGKAEVVVKDFPADEYGKGPVYQIGPLGLAFLDKNRLVVGDGSLKDGEEVVRIYDVPESGKEAISADAGQKTNPLAAEGDVPGEGNFYAVAVDASDVYTTANGDDKKGWVARVTLEKDKLGKLERYIATKESVDVDAPAAITISPRREVVVGQMGEINDQKDSLLTFYDQKSKSLLLSLPAEMFDLVGLAYSPKTGRLYGVDYSWADPKQGGLYRLDAVRRDGKQVVKATKLIDLDQPTALAFNNEGELFITLFGNGDGKDESKTPATGKLLKIGEGL